One stretch of Rhizobium rhizoryzae DNA includes these proteins:
- a CDS encoding aldehyde dehydrogenase family protein, protein MTIHQNLIAGEWVGKQGSENINPSDTKNVVGIYAQASADDAKAAIAAAKAAFPAWSRSGILERHAILKKTADEILARKEELGRLLSQEEGKTLPEGIGETIRAAQIFDFFAGETLRLAGEVLPSARPNIGVEITREPLGPIGIITPWNFPIAIPAWKIAPALAYGNTVVFKPADLVPGCSWAIVDILHRAGLPKGVLNLVMGRGSVVGQAMLDSPDLAGITFTGSTGTGKRVALSSIEHNRKFQLEMGGKNPMVVLDDADLGVAVEAAANSGFFSTGQRCTASSRLIVTEGIHDKFVAALTERLSKLNVDHALKDGTHIGPVVDEKQLQQDCDYIEIGKQEGAKLAFGGERIERDTPGFYLQPTLFTEATNQMRISREEIFGPVAAVIRVKDYEEALAVANDTPFGLSAGIATTSLKHATHFKRDSEAGMVMVNLPTAGVDFHVPFGGRKASSFGPREQGKYAAEFFTVVKTAYTLA, encoded by the coding sequence GTGACCATCCATCAAAATCTCATTGCCGGTGAATGGGTCGGCAAACAAGGTTCGGAAAACATCAATCCATCCGATACCAAGAACGTCGTGGGCATTTATGCACAGGCCTCGGCTGACGATGCCAAAGCGGCTATTGCCGCGGCAAAAGCAGCATTCCCGGCCTGGTCCCGTTCCGGCATTCTGGAGCGCCACGCGATTTTGAAGAAGACGGCGGATGAGATCCTCGCCCGCAAGGAAGAGCTCGGACGCCTCCTTTCGCAGGAAGAAGGCAAAACCTTGCCGGAAGGCATTGGCGAGACCATTCGCGCCGCGCAGATCTTCGATTTCTTTGCCGGTGAAACCCTGCGTCTGGCAGGCGAAGTGCTACCGTCCGCGCGCCCGAACATCGGAGTCGAAATAACGCGCGAGCCGCTGGGGCCGATCGGCATCATCACGCCGTGGAACTTCCCGATCGCCATTCCCGCCTGGAAGATTGCCCCGGCACTTGCCTATGGAAACACGGTGGTCTTCAAGCCAGCGGATCTGGTTCCCGGTTGCTCTTGGGCCATCGTCGACATTCTACACCGTGCGGGTCTGCCGAAAGGCGTGCTGAACCTTGTGATGGGCCGCGGCTCTGTCGTTGGTCAGGCCATGCTGGATAGCCCGGATCTCGCAGGCATCACATTTACCGGCTCCACCGGAACCGGCAAACGCGTGGCGCTGTCTTCCATCGAGCATAATCGCAAGTTCCAACTGGAAATGGGCGGCAAAAACCCGATGGTGGTTCTGGATGATGCAGATCTCGGCGTTGCTGTCGAAGCGGCTGCCAATTCCGGCTTCTTCTCCACGGGCCAGCGCTGCACTGCCTCTTCGCGCCTCATCGTCACGGAAGGTATTCACGACAAGTTCGTGGCTGCTTTGACAGAACGTTTGAGCAAGCTGAACGTCGATCACGCGCTGAAGGATGGAACGCATATTGGCCCGGTGGTCGATGAGAAGCAGCTCCAGCAGGATTGCGATTACATCGAAATCGGCAAGCAGGAGGGCGCCAAACTCGCCTTTGGTGGAGAGCGTATCGAACGCGATACCCCCGGCTTCTACCTGCAGCCGACGCTGTTCACCGAAGCAACAAACCAGATGCGCATCTCGCGCGAAGAGATCTTTGGGCCTGTTGCTGCCGTCATTCGCGTCAAGGACTACGAGGAAGCTTTGGCGGTTGCCAATGATACGCCATTCGGCCTGTCTGCCGGCATCGCCACGACCAGCCTGAAGCATGCCACCCATTTCAAGCGCGATTCGGAAGCCGGCATGGTCATGGTCAACCTTCCGACCGCTGGCGTCGATTTCCACGTGCCCTTCGGTGGCCGGAAGGCTTCCTCCTTCGGCCCGCGCGAGCAGGGAAAATACGCGGCGGAATTCTTCACAGTCGTCAAGACCGCCTATACGCTGGCTTAA
- the rpsU gene encoding 30S ribosomal protein S21: MQVLVRDNNVDQALRVLKKKMQREGIFREIKARSAYEKPSEKRAREKSEAIRRQRKLARKKAQREGLLPAPKKAVGRGGR, translated from the coding sequence TTGCAGGTTCTAGTTCGAGATAACAATGTCGATCAGGCCCTCCGGGTCTTGAAGAAGAAGATGCAGCGTGAAGGTATCTTCCGGGAAATCAAGGCGCGCAGCGCCTATGAAAAGCCGTCCGAAAAGCGCGCACGAGAAAAGTCCGAAGCCATCCGTCGCCAGCGTAAGCTTGCGCGAAAGAAGGCACAGCGTGAAGGCCTTCTGCCGGCGCCCAAGAAAGCAGTTGGCCGAGGAGGCCGCTGA
- a CDS encoding sigma-70 family RNA polymerase sigma factor: MTNVNGRDRVQAEMVQLIPALRSFARRLDRSPTNVDDLVQETLTRALANLDKFQEGTSLKSWMFTILRNTFCTKFGLSKRETVGLEDCASARPTVNAPQEWSVRAHEFHRALLSLPEHYRDAVDIILLQGQSYEVAAERCGCPVGTIKSRVNRARAQLASQLN; the protein is encoded by the coding sequence ATGACCAATGTGAACGGACGCGATCGTGTGCAGGCAGAGATGGTACAGTTGATACCAGCACTCAGATCATTCGCTAGACGACTGGACAGAAGCCCGACCAATGTTGACGATCTCGTGCAGGAAACCTTGACGCGCGCCTTGGCGAACCTCGACAAGTTTCAAGAAGGGACCAGCCTGAAATCTTGGATGTTTACGATCCTGCGCAACACGTTCTGCACAAAATTCGGATTATCAAAGCGTGAGACCGTAGGCCTGGAGGATTGCGCATCGGCACGGCCCACCGTCAATGCGCCACAGGAATGGTCTGTCCGCGCCCACGAGTTTCACCGCGCCCTGCTTAGTCTTCCAGAACATTATCGGGATGCCGTCGACATCATCCTGCTGCAGGGCCAGAGCTACGAGGTTGCAGCCGAACGGTGCGGGTGCCCTGTTGGCACGATCAAGAGCCGGGTCAACCGCGCTAGGGCTCAACTGGCATCGCAGTTGAACTAG